A genomic window from Synergistetes bacterium HGW-Synergistetes-1 includes:
- a CDS encoding AraC family transcriptional regulator → MEQETRTVKYDPELKIEAYSFKGIMQKFPNHFHDYYVIGFIESGERCLSCKNRKYTVEPGDLLLFNPRDNHTCEQIDGRTLDYRCINVHPETMSKAAFEITGKEYLPYFSPAVIFHSELASLLRELHMIIMEEEKDFRKEEIFFFLLEQLIEEFSEEGIEQSGPEENRETKIICNYLEKNYMKNITLDELSGLTGLSKYYLLRSFTKQKGISPYRYLETIRIDRAKKLLEQGVLPIEAALQTGFTDQSHFSNFFKKFIGLTPKQYMNIFIDPSGDK, encoded by the coding sequence ATGGAACAGGAGACAAGAACAGTTAAGTATGACCCTGAACTGAAGATAGAAGCTTATTCTTTCAAGGGCATAATGCAAAAATTTCCCAACCACTTTCACGACTATTACGTGATAGGTTTCATTGAAAGCGGGGAGCGCTGTTTATCGTGTAAAAACAGAAAATACACGGTTGAACCGGGAGATCTCCTCCTGTTTAATCCCCGAGACAACCACACCTGCGAGCAGATAGACGGGAGGACCCTTGACTACCGCTGCATCAATGTCCATCCTGAGACAATGAGCAAGGCGGCTTTCGAAATCACGGGGAAAGAATATCTTCCATATTTTTCCCCTGCGGTAATCTTCCACAGCGAGCTGGCTTCTTTGCTTCGTGAGCTGCACATGATCATAATGGAAGAGGAAAAGGACTTCAGAAAGGAAGAAATATTTTTCTTTCTCCTGGAACAACTGATAGAAGAATTCTCCGAGGAAGGAATTGAGCAATCAGGACCAGAAGAAAACCGGGAGACAAAGATCATTTGCAATTATCTTGAAAAAAATTATATGAAAAATATAACTCTGGATGAACTGAGCGGGCTGACCGGTTTGAGCAAGTATTATCTGCTGAGGTCATTTACAAAACAAAAGGGAATTTCTCCATACAGATATCTGGAAACAATAAGGATCGACAGGGCGAAAAAACTGCTTGAACAGGGAGTATTGCCGATAGAAGCGGCTTTGCAGACGGGATTTACTGACCAGAGCCATTTTTCAAACTTTTTTAAGAAATTTATCGGGCTGACTCCAAAGCAATATATGAATATTTTCATTGATCCGTCCGGTGACAAGTAA
- a CDS encoding DUF2000 domain-containing protein: protein MSNKAEKCVMVIDSELPAGVIANTSAILGMTLGKRFPEQVGNDVTDASEKTHLGIITVPVPILKGSREMLKKLRENLYNTEFNDLTVVDFSDVAQGCITYDEYISKAAEIPEEDHTYLGVAIYGDRKKVNKLTGSMPLLR, encoded by the coding sequence ATGAGCAATAAGGCCGAAAAATGTGTCATGGTAATAGATTCTGAACTGCCGGCAGGAGTGATCGCAAATACATCCGCGATCCTGGGTATGACACTGGGAAAACGCTTCCCTGAACAGGTCGGGAATGATGTCACAGACGCTTCTGAGAAAACTCATCTTGGAATAATTACGGTACCTGTCCCCATACTGAAGGGCAGCAGGGAAATGCTCAAAAAATTAAGAGAAAACCTATACAACACTGAGTTCAACGATCTGACAGTGGTCGATTTTTCTGATGTAGCACAGGGCTGCATCACGTACGACGAATATATTTCCAAAGCGGCAGAAATCCCGGAAGAGGATCACACATATTTGGGAGTCGCAATTTACGGAGACAGGAAAAAAGTCAACAAACTCACAGGATCCATGCCCCTTTTAAGATGA
- a CDS encoding carboxymuconolactone decarboxylase family protein has protein sequence MRMLEQFFPEFTQKLDEIDALYKKKMPIDEKTYQFLCFALSIKGRSKPCVLKHFKGALEAGATVEELSYIFALTMRESAGADDCWTHDVIGDWKEILAGNIKCTCAE, from the coding sequence ATGAGGATGCTTGAGCAGTTTTTTCCTGAATTTACTCAGAAACTTGATGAGATCGATGCTCTCTACAAAAAGAAAATGCCGATCGATGAAAAAACATACCAGTTTTTGTGCTTCGCCCTCTCCATAAAGGGCCGCAGCAAGCCCTGCGTTCTGAAACATTTCAAAGGTGCCCTTGAAGCCGGTGCGACAGTTGAGGAGCTGAGCTACATCTTTGCGCTTACCATGAGGGAATCCGCAGGAGCTGACGACTGTTGGACCCATGATGTCATAGGAGACTGGAAAGAGATCCTCGCCGGAAACATCAAGTGCACCTGCGCGGAATGA